A segment of the Pseudoalteromonas piscicida genome:
TTAATTCTGGTAAGCTCTCTTTTCCTTTCTCACAACCACAGTTCCAACAAACTTCAAAACTTGTTTCTTCAATCTCAGTACTACAATTTTTGCATTTCCAACTCATGATACCTCCTAGTATATGCTTAAATCTGCAAAGGCGACGCTCAAGATATTCAATAGGGTCTGCCATACTTTGAAACTACATTCGCTTGTCATTTTGACTGTCCAACTTGCTCATACTTTTCAACAATCGCATTGGCAATATCATTTAATTTCCCTTGCGTGTTGTTCGCTGAAACATTCGTGACAATAAATATTCCTAACTTCTGCTTTGGATAAAGCGCAAGCCAAGTGGAAGTCCCCATAGAGCCTCCGCTGTGATAGAGCATAGGATTAGCTGAGTGATACTCGTATGTATTCCAAAAAAATGCGTGGCCATGTTCACTGCTGGTTTCTGTTAATAAGGTGCGCGACAACAGCACTTCTTCTGCTTGGGTGCTGAGTAAATACTGCATATAATCGGCAATCGAAGCTGCAGTGGATGTTAGTCCGCCTTCAGCGAACGAGTGTGGACTGAGTAACGGTGCAATTTTGCCGTTTCTATCTACCCCTCTCGTTATTTTACTTATCTCACTGGGCTCTAAACGAAACCTTGTGTGTTCTTCACCCGATTGTTCCGTGATCAATTGCGCAACAAGTGTAGATAATGGTTGGTTATACACGTTTTCCAAAATATACCCGGTCAGGTTTGCGCCAACATTGGAGTATTGAAATGTCTCACCAGGCATTGAGGTAAGTTGGTACTGAGCTAAATCTTCAAAAAACTTCGCTTTTGAATAGTTAGAGAACAGCTCAAAAGCCTTGCCAGACTTTATATCTGCGCTTGTATATGCAAAATCTTGCGGTAACCCACTTCTGTGAGTCGCGAGGTGACGCAAAGTGATAGGTTTGCCTAGATGCTGCAGGTTTTGATAATCACCATCCTGCAAGTACACCCTAATATCTTCATCTAGTTGTACTTTTTTATCTACTACCGCCTTGGCAAGCAACAACCCGGTATAAGTTTTAGTGATGGATGCAATTTCATACACGGTGTCATGGTGTGGCTTTGTACCATCAGGAAACTCGCCAAACTGTTTTTGATAGTTAAGCTTGTCATTCACAATGGCGATGGAGGCAACTTGTGCATTTTCCTCAATCAGAAAATCTGTTAGTTTTTTCTCAACAAATGCGTCAAAGTCTAGTTTGCTATCGTTGTTGCAGGCGGTTAAAACCATCAAAAAGAGCATCAAACAAATTAGGGTTAATGATTTCACTGAACGTAGCTGCATATTTACTCTGTCGCCTTGATTAATGTATGCCAATAGAAGGCTTTTATTTACTTTATTATCAACTAGCCGCACGGCTATTTTGACGTTTTGCAGCGCTTGCAAGTTATCCTCATTCGCCTCAAACGCCTTTGCTAAAGACTCATAGGCTTGCCAAGACTTAGGTTGATATTCGGTGTAACGTTCTGCGACTTCTATCGCTTCTATGACTCGTCCTTGTCTAATCAAATACGTACTAATGAAGCCGAGCCTATTAACACTATTCCAACGCGTTGATCTTGGCAATATAGTAAAACCATAATGCTCACTTAATTGGTCGTAGTAGTTATCAATATTTTGTAGAGCATTACCAGGTTTAGTCACAATATCGCGATACTTCTTTTCCTTTTTAGGTCGTCTCCAACAACAGCAAAATAAATAACCTAAGCTGCGGTCAGCGCACAGACCTACTGGCGCTCACTTTTTTTCTTTAACTTTTGTAGCATCTCTTGGTCAAGACCCAACACAACAGTCGCTTGCGAGCTGTTTTGAAGTATTTTTTTGATAGACGTGCCATCCACATTTACAGAAAAGACATCATAAAAGCCATATACATTCTCTGAAGCGAAATACACCTTTGTGCCGTCTGGAGACCAAGATGGATCCCACTCTTGAATGTTATTACGAGTCAGTCGCTTGTTATTGGTTCCATCAATACCCATAACATATACTTCCTGATTCCCATCTCTATTAGATAGATAGGCTATTTTTGTGCCATCTGGGGAAATTTGAGGAGACATGTTATCAGTGTCGTCTTGAGTGAGTTGAATAACCTCGCTGCCATCCAAATTGGCAATGCTAATTTGGCTTGGGCTGGCTTTAGATTGGTATAGTAATCGACCATCTGGCATAAATTCTGGAGCACGACCGTCGAGATTTTTAATTTGGCGCTGTTCGCTACCATCTGCATTCATTAACCAAATTTCTTCTTGCCAAACGCCTTCCTTATTTTCATATTCTCTAGCAAACGCTATCGTCATTCCATCCAAAGACCAAGCAGGTGCACTATCCCAAACGTATTTTTTACTTGTTAATCTTTTCAGATTGCGGCCAGTAATATCAACGGTATGAATTGACCATGTTTTAAAGTTATCGTATTTGCCGTAAAAGGTTACTTTGTCTCCTGATGGTGAGACAGCTGGATAGCCATCACTTGATGTGGCTTTCACGATTTTTACTGGCGATTTACCATCTTGGTCACTTAAGTAAATCGCTTTGCTATTACCGTCTTTAAAGCCATATATAATACCATATGACTCTGTTGATGGTTCGCTATATGATTGAACTTCATGAATAAAAAACAACATAATGGTGGAAAAACAAGCCAGTTTTGAGATACCAATTTTTTTAACAAGCATTACTCAATCTCCCTTTTGTAGTTGTGTATCTAATTGGAAGACTACAGAAGTCTATCTACCAAAAACATGATGTTTTATTGATTTTTCGCTGAATTACACTTTTTCGTACTATTTAACCTGAGCTTCAGATAATTAATGCCTTTCTAGCAGCCAATTTTAGCGCTAACTGCGTTGAATTCACTTCCAATAGCCAGCTATTGGTGCGTAAATTCGCCTTGCCTACAGGAGGTAGGTACCTTAGCGAGAGCAGGACGCGGAAGCGGTGTTATCTCCAAAACTGTCTGGCTAGATAAGGGTATAATTTAATGTGGGCTTAAAAACAATGAGTTAGCTCATTCCTTATCCAAACCTCAGGTTATTTAGCTGTCACAAAACGCTGATATTGCTATAAACCCTTGCATTTATTGCGTAAAATAAATCAATAATCTCAGAACGCATACTCCCCTAACTCATTGATATTTAGACTCAATGAACAGAAAATGAATAAATTTACCAAAAACCACGTTATTTTCTTGATATTTTTCACTTTTGCCTGTATTTTAGCTTTGATAATCTCCATTTTTTAGCTAATTTAACCCTATTTAGCAACAACATTGAAACAAGGTAATTCATGAAAAGAACACTTGCTGCCACTCTTATCGCTAGCGTGACTACTATTCCATCAGTAAACGCTATCGAGATATTCAAAGATGAAAAGAATAGTGTCACGATTGGCGGCTTTATCGATGCTCGAGTTATTAACACTCAAGGCGAGACTGAGTTGGCAAACGGCGCATCGCGTATTAACTTTGACTTTAAACGCCAATTGAAAAACAACTGGCAGGCTTTCGCACTACTTGAATGGGGTGTAAACCCTGTTGGTAGTAGTGATATTGTTTACAGCAACCGCTTCGAATCAATACAAGATGAGTTTTTATATAACCGATTAGGTTATGTTGGGATTAAGCACGATGAATACGGCCAAGTTACCCTAGGAAAACAATGGGGCGCTTGGTACGACGTGGTATACAGCACCAATTACAGCCTAGTTTGGGATGGTAATGCCGCAGGTGTTTATACCTATAACAAAGATGATGGTGCGATTAATGGCACCGGTCGTGGTGATAAAGTACTGCAATACCGTAATCAATTTGGTAAATTGAGCTTTGCTGTACAAGCTCAGCTAAAATCTGATGATTTTTATACTTGTGATGTCGTTGATATTTCCAGCAGCTCATGTGAAACCCTATTTAATCAAGGGGATAGCGCAGCACAAATGGTAGAGTTTAATTCAACCTACGGCGCGTCACTTACCTATGCAGCAACAGAAAACTTAACCCTCACAGCCGGTGTTAACCGCGGCGAGTTTGATATTGTGTATGCTGCTGGTCGAAATCAATCGGTTAAAGATTTAATTTATGGTGTCGGCATTACCTATGGCGATTTCTATAAACCAGGTTGGTATGCAGCTGCAAACATCAATAAAAACGAAAACCACGATACAGATAACTTAGGGCGCTTAATCAAGGATGCCGTTGGATTAGAGTCGCTTGTTAGCTACCGTTTTGATAATGACGTGCGTACATTTATCGCTTATAACGTATTTGATGCGGGCGATGACTATGTGATCCAACCAAACTTTAATGCTGATCCTAATGATGTTTTTAAGCGTCAGTTTGCCGTGATAGGCGCACACTACTTTATGTCTGAAGACACAATTTTGTACATTGAAGCGCGTAAGGACTTTAGTGACTTCTCAAGCGCCGATGCAGCGCAAGAAGCACAAATGTCACAAACCGAAGACGACGGTATCGCCATCGGTTTCCATTACACGCTGTAAGACTAAGCACTGTAATAACAACTTCAAGTGCATCAAAGCTCATAACTTTCGTGATCTTTGATGCACAAACTTACAATGAGTTTAAAAATGCCAACACGGCTGATTTATCATTTGCTGACAAACTTTCGTAAGCCACCCTCGCTGCTTGCGCTTCACCATCATGCCATAAAATAGCTTCTTCAATCGTTCGCGCACGACCATCGTGCAGATAGCTTGGCTCAGCGGTACAAAACTCATTGCCTTGCCCACCTAACACATTATCAACACCACCTGTCACACAAGCAGACAATCCAATCCCCCATAATGGCGCTGTTCGCCACTCAGCACCGCTCGCGATGCCTTCACCTAAGTTATCCGCAAGGCCTGGGCCCATATCATGTAGTAATAAATCGGTATACGGATGGATCGTTTGCGCACGTAACTCCGCAAATGGATGATACTCACTGGTTTCAAATGTTGCTGTATGGCAACCTTCACAGCCAATTGAGGTAAAGCGTGCCTTTCCTAATTGCACCTCAGGGTCGTCAAGCCCACGCTGCGCTCTCACACCCAATAAAGCGATATATTTGCTTAACGCAGTGAGATGTTGATCAGACACTTCTACACCGCCACCTCCGCAGCTTGATTGTGATGCCCCACAGTCAGGATTTGGAAATACCGAGTTGGTTACCCCCATATCCGTATTAAATGCACTAGCGACTTGGTGTTTAATTGATACCGCCGCCGCTTTGTAGCCAAAGCGTCCTAACCGTGTTTGACCAGTAATCGGGTCGTTCACACGCTGCGCTTTGCCCGAAATACCGTCGCCATTACTGTCGTGTTCATCGGCCAAGGCTAACACCGCACTCTCTGGTATCGCTTCAAGTAAGCCCAAGCCCACCAGCTGAGGCGCGATACGGGCAGAATAACGTGCTGGAGCGGTTTTGCTAAATTGGTAATTGGGCGAACGTAAGCCATTATTTTCAGTCCACGAGGCAATCTTTACGTCTCCCTCGCCTTGCGTCTCGGTATCTATGCCTGTGTTTTTAGGCTGTAACACATTCCCCAATAAGGGATGGGCGTTGCCATTGATATCGGCCACTTTAAACACCCATTTTGCCAATGAGCCGCCAATAGCTGGTGGAGCCGCACGACCATTGCGAACATGGCAAGCTGCACAACTGTCATTGATATAATGCGGGCCTGACTTTCCAACCACCGCGCTAAACACGCCATTTTCTCCGTTGCGTTCATCGTGCTCACCATTAACAAAACTACTGTGGTGAACACGTCGCCCCTGAACAAATGCCTGTCCATTTTGGCTCGATAAATTGGTCGCCATTTGCATAAAGTGATTATCAGGCTCATTGGTGTAATTGTATGGCAATGTGGTTTTGCCTCCTAACCACCCCGCTTCTGCAATCGGGTAAGAATCTTCGCGTTGTGATGATGGATCAGCAAAGTCGCCAACGGTTTTCCATGGGACAAGCCCTTCACCTACCATGTATAAATACGTTGTACCATAATAATTTTCTCGTCCTTCTGGTGGCGCATCAAGAAATTGGCTAACTTCAAACTCCATGCGCTGACCAACTTCAAGAGGCAAAAAGCCTGCCGCAGGGTCCCAATTTAGCGGTCTGTAGTCATCAATGATCACTCTGTAACGATATTGATCACCTGAATCACTTATCTTATTAAAGTTCGTATCATAACTGCCATTATCAAGCTCAACGACCGCACCGCCACCAAAGTAATTACCGTGGTACTCAGCAACTGTGCCTAATCCACGATACCAAGCACGAAATTCGCGCGCACCGAGTTTCCATTCTGTAATAAAGGTCACTTCAATACGTGAGCCGCCTTTTGCAACAAAATCAGCGATTTCAAATTGCGCGGTACGATGCGTCCAGTAATGCGATAAATAATGGTCATAGATTTGAAACTGGTCTTCTTTTGCATGGCGGTCTCGACCGCGATCAGCAAAACGCGTAATTAGCGCATCTCCACGGTCATAACTCACTGCTTGCTCTAAAGGTGTTGTTGAATCATAAAGTGGCACAATAGTGCCAAAGCTGATCTCACAACCTTGGCTATCGACTTGGCGCCCCGTTGGTGTATTGGGACATTGGTCTAGATTATCTGGCACACCATCGTTATCGCTATCATTATTAGATGAACCAGCGATATTGAACTCAAGCCAGTTTAGATTTAACTCGCCACCCGCCATTTCAACACGAA
Coding sequences within it:
- a CDS encoding TolB family protein — its product is MLVKKIGISKLACFSTIMLFFIHEVQSYSEPSTESYGIIYGFKDGNSKAIYLSDQDGKSPVKIVKATSSDGYPAVSPSGDKVTFYGKYDNFKTWSIHTVDITGRNLKRLTSKKYVWDSAPAWSLDGMTIAFAREYENKEGVWQEEIWLMNADGSEQRQIKNLDGRAPEFMPDGRLLYQSKASPSQISIANLDGSEVIQLTQDDTDNMSPQISPDGTKIAYLSNRDGNQEVYVMGIDGTNNKRLTRNNIQEWDPSWSPDGTKVYFASENVYGFYDVFSVNVDGTSIKKILQNSSQATVVLGLDQEMLQKLKKKSERQ
- a CDS encoding serine hydrolase domain-containing protein, encoding MTKPGNALQNIDNYYDQLSEHYGFTILPRSTRWNSVNRLGFISTYLIRQGRVIEAIEVAERYTEYQPKSWQAYESLAKAFEANEDNLQALQNVKIAVRLVDNKVNKSLLLAYINQGDRVNMQLRSVKSLTLICLMLFLMVLTACNNDSKLDFDAFVEKKLTDFLIEENAQVASIAIVNDKLNYQKQFGEFPDGTKPHHDTVYEIASITKTYTGLLLAKAVVDKKVQLDEDIRVYLQDGDYQNLQHLGKPITLRHLATHRSGLPQDFAYTSADIKSGKAFELFSNYSKAKFFEDLAQYQLTSMPGETFQYSNVGANLTGYILENVYNQPLSTLVAQLITEQSGEEHTRFRLEPSEISKITRGVDRNGKIAPLLSPHSFAEGGLTSTAASIADYMQYLLSTQAEEVLLSRTLLTETSSEHGHAFFWNTYEYHSANPMLYHSGGSMGTSTWLALYPKQKLGIFIVTNVSANNTQGKLNDIANAIVEKYEQVGQSK
- a CDS encoding porin is translated as MKRTLAATLIASVTTIPSVNAIEIFKDEKNSVTIGGFIDARVINTQGETELANGASRINFDFKRQLKNNWQAFALLEWGVNPVGSSDIVYSNRFESIQDEFLYNRLGYVGIKHDEYGQVTLGKQWGAWYDVVYSTNYSLVWDGNAAGVYTYNKDDGAINGTGRGDKVLQYRNQFGKLSFAVQAQLKSDDFYTCDVVDISSSSCETLFNQGDSAAQMVEFNSTYGASLTYAATENLTLTAGVNRGEFDIVYAAGRNQSVKDLIYGVGITYGDFYKPGWYAAANINKNENHDTDNLGRLIKDAVGLESLVSYRFDNDVRTFIAYNVFDAGDDYVIQPNFNADPNDVFKRQFAVIGAHYFMSEDTILYIEARKDFSDFSSADAAQEAQMSQTEDDGIAIGFHYTL